A region from the Triticum urartu cultivar G1812 chromosome 1, Tu2.1, whole genome shotgun sequence genome encodes:
- the LOC125539331 gene encoding aspartic proteinase nepenthesin-1-like, translated as MELDTHALALLPLVLASLAMFLQPAVATHGMPRPSGGFSLRLVPSAGWNSTMHVDGGGFLHLNEQAATTALRPHFHGPRGLTYSVATTVGTGRGRRTYDLVLDTVSSLTWMQCLPIAHPFPQMPPPFNPEVSTSFRRVPHGSDLCHKPSRGNDCEFRATRLDGAHASGVLGIETFAFADDGGRAAAAEVGVVLAGVLGLGKQMPSLIWTRLRQHRQDGRFSYCLFGPTRPERHGFLRFGADVPATGHMKSTNILYMRWTSPDFSAYFVKLLGVSVAGKRLVGPPGRRMSELFQRHKSGGRWYGGCLIDPGTGRTTMTQLAYNVLEHAVEEHVKRLGMPLVRRHGYRLCFSGATQAAFPHLPTMTLHFEEGGEEDGDLVIRPQQLFVFVQRDICLAVVPSEHMTIIGAMQQVDTRFVYDITAGKIHFAPERCSDDTGGPN; from the coding sequence ATGGAGCTTGACACACACGCTCTCGCCCTCCTCCCGCTGGTGCTTGCCTCGCTGGCGATGTTCCTCCAGCCTGCCGTTGCAACCCATGGCATGCCACGCCCCAGCGGAGGCTTCAGCCTGCGCCTGGTGCCCAGCGCCGGCTGGAACAGCACCATGCACGTCGACGGCGGCGGCTTCCTGCACCTCAACGAGCAGGCAGCCACCACTGCGCTTCGGCCGCATTTCCACGGGCCGAGAGGGCTGACATACAGCGTGGCCACCACCGTCGGGACGGGCCGCGGCCGCCGCACCTACGACCTGGTGCTGGACACGGTCAGCAGCCTGACATGGATGCAGTGCTTGCCGATTGCGCATCCGTTCCCACAGATGCCGCCGCCCTTCAACCCGGAGGTCTCGACGTCGTTCAGACGCGTCCCGCACGGGAGCGACCTGTGTCATAAGCCATCCAGGGGCAACGATTGCGAGTTCCGGGCCACTCGCCTCGACGGCGCGCACGCGAGCGGTGTGCTCGGCATCGAGACCTTCGCCTTCGCGGACGATGGCGGGCGCGCCGCAGCCGCGGAGGTTGGTGTAGTACTAGCCGGCGTCCTCGGCCTGGGGAAGCAGATGCCGTCTCTCATCTGGACTCGGCTCCGCCAGCACCGGCAGGACGGCCGCTTCTCCTACTGCCTCTTCGGCCCCACGCGTCCGGAGAGGCACGGCTTCCTCCGGTTCGGCGCCGATGTCCCGGCCACCGGCCACATGAAGAGCACCAACATCCTCTACATGCGCTGGACCAGCCCGGATTTCAGCGCCTACTTCGTGAAACTCCTCGGAGTCAGCGTCGCCGGCAAGCGCCTGGTCGGGCCACCTGGACGCCGCATGAGCGAATTATTCCAGCGCCACAAGTCGGGCGGTAGGTGGTACGGCGGGTGCCTGATCGATCCCGGGACGGGCAGGACGACGATGACGCAGCTCGCGTACAACGTCCTGGAGCACGCCGTGGAGGAGCACGTCAAGAGACTGGGGATGCCGCTTGTGAGGCGCCACGGGTATCGCCTGTGCTTCAGCGGCGCGACTCAGGCCGCCTTCCCGCACCTGCCGACGATGACGCTGCACTTCGAGGAGGGCGGGGAGGAGGACGGTGACCTCGTGATAAGGCCGCAACAACTCTTCGTCTTCGTTCAGCGCGACATCTGCCTCGCCGTGGTGCCGAGCGAGCACATGACCATCATCGGCGCGATGCAGCAGGTGGACACGCGCTTCGTCTATGACATCACAGCCGGCAAGATCCACTTCGCTCCCGAGAGATGCAGCGACGATACAGGCGGCCCCAACTGA
- the LOC125539340 gene encoding aspartic proteinase nepenthesin-1-like, whose amino-acid sequence MELDTRALALLPLVLASLATFLQPAAANDGTPRPGGGFSLRLVPYGGWNSTMHVDGGGFLHLNEQAATTALRPQIHGPRGFTYSVATTVGTGRGRRTYDLVLDTASSLTWMQCVPIAHPFAQIPPPFNPDISPSFSRVSRKSSLCHGPSPRQTCEFRATRLDGTHASGVLGNETFAFANDGGAAAAAEVRGVVFGCVHTATGFDSHGVLAGVLGLGRMRPSLIWTRLHQHGQDGRFSYCLFGPGRPSRHGFLRFGADIPATGHMRSTKILYMQYTTSPDFSAYFISVVGISVAEKALVRPPGQRQMRDLFRRHKSPDGRWNGGCLIDPWTGTTAIIQPVYHVLEHAVEEHVTRLGLPVVKRDGYRLCFGGATQAAFEHLPTVTLRFEEGAGLVIRPQQLFVFVQRDICLAVVRSEHMTIIGAMQQVDTRFVYDIAAAKIRFAPERCSDDTGGQN is encoded by the coding sequence ATGGAGCTTGACACACGCGCTCTCGCCCTCCTCCCGTTGGTGCTCGCCTCGCTCGCGACGTTCCTCCAGCCTGCCGCTGCAAACGATGGCACGCCACGCCCCGGCGGAGGCTTCAGCCTCCGCCTGGTCCCGTACGGCGGCTGGAACAGCACCATGCACGTCGACGGCGGCGGCTTCCTGCACCTCAACGAGCAGGCAGCCACCACTGCGCTTCGGCCGCAGATCCACGGTCCGAGAGGGTTCACGTACAGTGTGGCCACCACCGTCGGGACGGGCCGCGGCCGACGCACGTACGACCTGGTGCTGGACACGGCCAGCAGCCTGACGTGGATGCAGTGCGTGCCGATCGCGCACCCGTTCGCACAGATACCGCCGCCCTTCAACCCTGACATCTCGCCGTCGTTCAGCCGCGTCTCGCGCAAGAGCTCCTTATGTCACGGGCCATCACCGCGCCAGACATGTGAGTTCCGGGCCACCCGCCTCGACGGCACGCACGCGAGCGGTGTGCTCGGCAACGAGACCTTTGCTTTCGCGAACGATGGCGGCGCCGCCGCGGCCGCGGAGGTTCGTGGCGTCGTGTTTGGCTGCGTACACACCGCGACGGGGTTCGACAGCCACGGAGTACTCGCCGGTGTCCTCGGCCTGGGGAGGATGAGACCGTCGCTCATCTGGACTCGGCTCCACCAGCACGGGCAGGACGGCCGCTTCTCCTACTGCCTCTTCGGGCCCGGGCGTCCGAGCAGGCATGGCTTCCTCCGATTCGGCGCAGACATCCCCGCCACGGGCCACATGAGGAGCACCAAGATCCTCTACATGCAGTACACGACCAGCCCGGATTTCAGCGCCTACTTCATCAGCGTCGTCGGCATCAGCGTCGCCGAGAAGGCCCTGGTCCGGCCACCCGGACAACGCCAAATGAGGGATTTGTTCCGGCGCCACAAGTCGCCCGACGGTAGGTGGAACGGCGGGTGCCTCATCGATCCCTGGACGGGCACGACGGCGATAATACAGCCCGTGTACCACGTCCTGGAGCACGCCGTGGAGGAGCACGTCACGAGACTCGGGCTGCCGGTCGTGAAACGTGACGGGTACCGCCTTTGCTTCGGCGGTGCGACTCAGGCCGCCTTTGAGCACCTGCCGACGGTGACGCTTCGCTTCGAGGAGGGCGCGGGCCTCGTGATCAGGCCACAACAGCTCTTCGTCTTCGTTCAGCGCGACATCTGCCTCGCCGTGGTGCGGAGCGAGCACATGACCATCATCGGCGCGATGCAGCAGGTGGACACGCGCTTCGTCTATGACATCGCAGCCGCCAAGATCCGCTTCGCCCCCGAGAGATGCAGTGATGATACAGGGGGACAGAATTGA